The sequence tttttgtcccACATTTAAAGAGGCACTGCGTGTGGTCATCGAGTCGGCGAAGCCCGGCGTGTCTGTCCTCAGTCTGTGTGAGAAAGGAGATGCTTATATTATGGCAGAGAccgggaaagtcttcaagaaggAGAAGGACATGAAGAAAGGTAAGAGGGAGAAAGTGGATTTATTATTACTTGTGTATGACACCAGGCACGAGTGGGATAGTGGATCGAATTGATCTTTTGGGCAGAGTTTTCATTTAGCATTTCATGCATATGcacaggggtggacaaatcatacatTTATTAGCAAGTAAAAGTTGCAAGGTGCTGCCCTGGTCTCGTGATTTGACTGCACAGACACCTAACTGCTTATGGTAAGAAGTGGTAGCtttctaatataatataataattataatataataaagtattgaGAGCTAGTTTGATAGTTAAGTGAgttaatcagtccgtacaggatttcatgaggttttttttaaatagttttttttgtgtgtgtgtgattgttgtggataaaaatgcttgattttgctgcagctttttttttttttttttttttttttacttttccaaaaataaaaaactgcgGTGCAGTTTGCCAAGgttatttttgtgctttttttttgcggaaaactgcttgaattggcaaaatcgcAATTCCTCCAAATTGTCTTgccacggtctttcgcagtgatgtttgtttttaaatgagacatattagctgtactcatgtttgacgcatgtgaatcaaagaggactttggctgaatgtgcttcataatgatgtcacatgatgcgtcttggcccaaatctgtggtaatttttgaaaaattgcaagctcctgtgaatatttcaaacattgcaatatttttgctcgATTTTGCATTCGTTTCTGTGagcgcaaaatcctggagggactgatttaaTACAGACTAAGGGAAACAAACGACTATTTTATCCCCTCCTAACAAAGTTTTAATTAGTTGTCATGTTTGTACACTAAACAAAAAGTCAGCAGGTGAATGTTTCGGATCTTACCTGTAGCGTTCAACGCTTTTATTCAGAGActtgtttaacacacacacacacacacatatatatatatatatatatatatatatatatatatatatatatatatatatatatatatatatatatatatatattttttttttttttttttttttttttttttttttatttagagtaCCATTTACCAGATTTTACcagtttcattttaaatttaatttaattttgcaGTTTAAGTGTcttatttaatattgtaaatatttattgatgaacCTTTTGTTTGCCTTGTGAATAGCCTGGTTGCTGACATggcattaaaacaaaataaataaataaagctgtaaTGTTCTCGCCTTTCACCAACtctaaaatatatttgtgtcTGGCTCACATCTTTATTTTGTCTTCATATGCTTAACTGTATGGTGACTTGTTATTTATAGCAGTAGACTTGTATGCACTGGAATTTTTCCCCCTCATACCCACATGTACACGCTAATTAGTCAAAATTGTTCTATCAATGCCAGATTGTCCTGGGTGCCTGGGCTACTGATTTATCCACCCCTCATATGGTCAGCAGGTGGctattagggatgcaccaatGCTATTAATCCTTTTAGGAACTGATTTGTCTTTGCAAACTTCATTTGCTAAATTAAGAGAAGGATTTGTTTTGAGGACTGGTGGTTGTTTTCTTGCAGGCATTGCGTTCCCCACCAGCGTGTCAGTCAATAACTGTGTATGCCACTTCTCTCCCTTGAAGAGCGACCCTGACTACACGCTTAAAGACGGAGACTTGGTCAAAATGTAGGCAACTCCCCCTCTGACAAGTTGCAAGCTTGTGTCTAGTCATCTTCCTTCCCTGCCCCCCCTTCTCCCTCCCCAACCTCTGCACTATTTTGTCTTGTATGCAGTCTCTCCCACTGTTTTAGTCTCAGTGATGACATAATTTTGCCTCCTCTGATTTGTCTTGTCCTCCTTGCTGATCCCCCGCTGTTGTCCGTCACCTTTTCCTCCCATTTGTATAAATTGTGAAACAGTTGTCTGTGAATTATGTGTAAGATgaagttttgttgttgtaagtGTTGGAATGAATTAGTTCGAGTTTCAATCTGCTCATCATCCATGATCTTAATTCTAACACGGTGGTATTCAGATTTTTCTTCGGGAGAACACCCACACCCCATGTAATATCATACCCCATGTAACCCCATTAGATGAGCACATAAAACATGAATTTGGCATAAATTACACAAAGGTCTGGAATATAACTGTCATGCAGGTGAACTACTTTGTATAGCCAAATGTGTGTGGTTTGCAGGTATATCAGTGCATGTgcctattttatatatttaaaggcATCCAtaagtaatattttgagaaatcGGTTTTGAAAGCTTATGTAAAAAGCTATTCTGCTTTCTCCTTCCAGCAGTTCCCCTGCAGCACAGTTTGAATACCACTGTTCTAATGGGATGGAGacttttgtttggtttaaagGGCGTGTTTTAACCTGTTGATTATCAGATGACAGAACATTGGTGGTTTGGGTAACCTCAGTCCTGCatgctgtctttttttcccccctccttctttttttttattatttaaaattttattattattattattattattattatctctggctcttttttttccttccctgtCCTCTGTGTACAGTGACCTGGGAGTACATGTCGATGGCTTTATCTCCAATGTGGCGCATAGCTTTGTTGTTGGGGCCAGTAAGGTGTGTATAaaatggttattattattattgtacatgTTCTTATTAATGTTCTCATGTGTGAATTTCTTCCTCTCTGCTTTAAATGGTTCCAGGAAGCACCTGTGACCGGTAGGAAAGCTGATGTCATCAAAGCTGCCTACTTGTGTGCAGAAGCAGCACTGCGTCTTGTAAAACCTGGTAACCAAGTGAGTGCAAGTGCTTTACAGGCCAGTTAGACCAGCCAGTCATTCATATTTCGAAGGACTACCAGTGCTGAAAGTGTATACTGAATAAAGACAACTGGCGTGAATAAGGTACAGGGTTGGAAATAAGTCTCGTCTGTATACAGAGGATGTAGTCGCATTTATATagctctttctgtttctctctgtcctctcacCACCACCTCCCCAAAGAACACGCAGGTGACTGAGGTGTGGAACAAGATCTCTCACGCTTTCAAATGCAATCCAATCGAAGGTGAGCATGTTTGTAGAATCACCGTATCCTGCGAATCATACGTTGGAGGCGCTCGTCTTTGGCAGATTCTTACGTTACGCTCACACATACAGCGATTGTTATCGCTGCAAGTCGCCAGGCGCTGTACTATGAAGACGCCAGTAGGctttcctactactggttgccatagtaacatagGTGGTGCAAACAGCATTCTACTTTTGATAGCAAATCCATTTTCTTGCTGTTAAAATGAAACATCTTGGAGGGAgagtgtttgtatataaaattcataggTGTATATTTGCATCATATCatacgagatgaaggagaagcattCTGTTCTCTTTGCCATTATGGCAATCTATCTGCGGCGAAAGCCGAACGTGTCGGGCTCAGATCCTCGCTCCTTCTGCGAGGAATGTTCCCCGGTCGCTTTGTCGCTACGagtcgctgtatgtgtgaacgtagcTTCAGTTTGCCAGCGAGACTGGATACCCAACCACATTTAGACCTGCATCTAAATATAACACATGGCTGTTTTATAAACCAGTGAATCCTTATAGCTTGCTTATGTAATGCTTATTCAAGGCTATAAATCCCAGGAGTGATCTGGGTATATAGTTATGTTGCCTGATGTTTCTTACTGTCCTCTGGTGCCTCTTTGTAGGTATGCTGTCCCACCAGTTAAAGCAACACATTATTGATGGGGAGAAGACGATCATCCAAAACCCTACAGACCAGCAGAAGTaagttacacacacatacctgttCTGGATGGCTTCAGCTATCACAGTGCTGCAAACACTTAATTGTTCATTCCAATTTATTTGAAAAGTGGAAATAAGACTGCGTGacaaagaatgtgtgtgtttttccataAAGGAAGGACCATGAGAAAGTGGACTTTGAGGTCCATGAGGTGTATGCTGTAGATGTACTGATCAGTACAGGGGAAGGGAAGGTAATAATGTTTTTGGTGTAATTCATCACATAATGCACTAATAAACTTTAATTAATGTGCTATTAAACTATAAAATTAaaactattaattaattttatagaTGGGTAAGGAAATGGGGGGAGTTTACATGTTCCTCCCCGAATTTcgtggggtttcctctgggtactccggtttcctctcccagtccaaagacatgagtcGTAGGCTGatttggtatttccaaattgtccttagtgtgtaaatgcgtgtgattgtgccctgctgtGGGTTGGCGTTCTGTCCAGGGTGTGTTGCCCCCCCGATTCCCCTGTAAGAGGTTCCAGACTCCTCGTGACCCAGTGtaggatagatggatgaacaAGGAAATGCTGCTACTGATAAACTTGGGTTGCAGTCACCATCTGTTTGTACCTTCAGCACCCAGGAGCTGATAGCATGATGTTTCACCTCTTACGTGCTGATATCCTTAACAGATAGCATATTTTGGCCCTGAGTTAAATCAGTCTGTGAATTTATTATTCACGGAACGAGTAAATTTGCTTGCCTCTCTGTAGATagccaaaacagagcttttggGGTTGAGTAATTATGAAGCATCTAACAATctatctccttttttttctctcagacaAGAGACGGAGGACAGAGGACCACCATCTACAAGCGGGACCCCAGTAAACAATATGGCCTGAAAATGAAGACCTCTAGAATATTCTTCAGTGAGGTGGAGAGACGTTTTGATGCCATGCCCTTTACTCTCAGGTACCAAGTACCACTCAGCCAGCTGAAGGACTCTGTGATAAACACTGATTGATTTGTTGACTTCAAAGATAATTTGATTAGAGCATTACAAGTTTGATAAAATCCACTCActagccactttaataggaacgccTGTACATTTGTGCCATTAGCGAATCATCTGGTAGTAgcacaatgcacaaaatcatgcagatgcaggtcaagtgcttcagttaatgtttacatcaaacaccACAGAATGGAGAAAATGTTATCTCGTTCACCGTGGCATGGTGGTTGGTGCCAGattggctggtttgagtatttcagaaactgctgatcttagagtttacacagaatggctTAGACAGAATCTGAGACTACACTGGGCCCTGATTCACCAGGTTTCAGTATAgccagtaaaaaataataataataatttatatggagtgtatttattttttcacatgactgtaaatttttaatattgtataaatatgtagaatttaaatatataccTAAATCATTCTTTAGTGCTCTGTGAGACATGGCTAAAAGTATTACACATGGTAAAGGTAGATGCAGAGATTACAAgtatccatccttccttccttccttcctgcagGGCATTTGAAGATGAGGGGAAGGCCCGTTTGGGAGTGGTCGAGTGTGCCAAACATGAGCTACTGCAGCCCTTCAGCGTACTCAGTGAAAAAGAGGGTGAGGGCCTATGCTGTGTGATTCACTCTCcttctttttatgtttttatttctctctctctaattgcCATAATAAAATCAACTGAAAACAGAATCTGTCTTCTTTCATCTGTTTCTCTCTAGGAGAGTTTGTGGCCCAGTTTAAGTTCACAGTATTACTGATGGCCAATGGGCCTTTGAGAATCACCAGCGGACCATTCGAACCTGAACTCTACAAATCTGAGTATGACGTTCAGGATCCTGAGCTGAAGGTATCGAACATTCACAGATGGCTGTAAAATCAAAGCTCTCATGTACAACTTGGTGAAATGTTCTACCATTGAAAATCtcttgaattattttttttttcagtttccaAACTGCAAATAAAGAATTGCTGTTGCTATGATTgctgtttttcatttagtttatttcacattctcttcctgattttattttacagtctcTGATACAGAGCTCTGCAAGTCGTAAagcacagaagaagaagaaaaagaaggtgaGGCCTTTAGTAAGTGATTGACATATTATAACTGCTTTATGTGATGCCACTTAAGGCAAGTTATAACTTTCCAATCAGACTTTGGAATTGCTTTCCTTTCCCTTTATTCTGTTCTGTATCTTTTCTTTTTGCCCATAGGCTTCCAAGAATGCAGAAAATGCTACAGGGCAGCAAGCAGAGAATGAAGTTGCAGCTGAATAGTTACGCTACACTCCAAACAACAATACATATTCTGACAAATTTCTAGCTCCTAAAAATGTAAAACCTAAATTTTCAATTAAACCGTTGTCAATTGAAACCTGTGACAAAAAGCCATCCATAGTAGGTGTGATTTGGAAATAGACAAAATTGAAATTGGTCTGACAGACAATGACTTTGTACTGATTTGTACTGATCTATTGTCACTTATCTTTTTGAAGCACTAGGTTTACACTGAACTGAAACATGACACCTTTTGGAAATGAAATTGATTAAACAAAGCAGTTCTTTTTGTAGTATTAAGGTGTCCGCTGTGTTGGTCTTCTTAATCTAATAAAAATTGTTTGGCCTAGTAGCTGAATTGAAACTGTGCTAGGTTAATATGGAAAGATGACTGTTTCAGCAGTTTAAGCAATTTGGAACATTTCCAAATCCTTGTCATTCCTCAGGGTTGAAATGTGATTTCTAAGCAAAGCCTCTCACTTTTAAGGACTAGCCGCTCTATAAATTGGATCTAGAACCCTTCCATGGagaatttaaatgttttttgggtGCACAGGGTTATTATACACTCACACTTATTTTGAAATGGGGACATTTTTGGAACTATGGTACACTTATTAGTAACTGCCATCCCTATTTCCCCCCTAGTCTAACAATGAGGGATTTAAACCAGAAGAAAGATTTGTCTCATTAAACTGTATTTTCCTCATCACTCTTTGCCCTCACCTTACAAGAAACattcttgtctctctctcatttaaaGCTTCTATTGAATCATGAAGTGAGTCCCAGTTAATTTTTGAAACAGTACATGCATTCTTTTAAGTATATCCAGTAAGATCGACATGTCCAAATTGCTGCTAAACTACTTTCATAGGCCCCATTTTGCATGCATTTATACCAGACCATAAATAAAGCCTATTGGTTAAAAGTGTAGGAAGTTTATTGAGGCTGACGTTTTGGTGAAAAGCATGCAAATGTGGTCCACAAATAGAGCAGTGAAGAGACTCTAAATATTGATCTGCCTCAATTAACATAATCATGTGAAATTGTACTATTATATTTCTCAAAGACAGTGTGTTGCCCAGTCTTAAATGCAACCTCATATATTCAatacataatttatatatatatatatatatatatatatatatatatatatatatatatatatatataaaatataatataaaaaaacagatcCTCTATTCAAAGCCATTGCTGGTTGATCTGAGTCACTGTGCTGCAGCATTCAGATTACTTCAAAAAGTGCATTGGTGAAGTAGCTGTGCTGTGGTTCAGGATCTGAAAGATTGATGTATGACTGGGCAGAATAGGTTGAATGGTGTGATGTGTCTGTGTTGAGCTTCTCTTTAGTTCCACTCCCAGACCTTACTCTTCACAGTGCTGTGTGCCTGGGACCAGTCCAGACTGACACTATTCTGTTTTTCTAGGAGAAACCAGTATATGGAACTATTTTACAtctactgaaataaaacaagacTTTGAATACTTGTTTCTCTAAATCTGCCTCATCATTTGAAATGTCTCACTAGCTGTGAAGGTTGGTATAGAAAATGTACGTTCATGTTCAACTTCCTTCTTTGGACATGCAGGGCTGGGACAGGGACTGATTGCAGGGAGTGAATttcaaggggggggggggggggggttggagtTCCAGTTTAAATTGTCTACATTGGCAAAGTTTAGTTTTTTCAGGAAATGAGGGTTTTCATCTTTTATTCACTTGAAATCCTACGAAAGTGAATTCCCCACAGAAGTGTAGTATGGATATTCTGCATGTGGTTGCGCATTTTTGGCTTAAGTGATTGGCCATAATTCCAACAGGCTTCAGCCAATAGGAATGCTTCTCTATCATagacataaatataatatagatgGTGCCTGTTGCTGCGATATAATCAGTGCGTCCGTCATATTGATCTGGCTggataaaaacacaataaagttTACATTTCTCAATCGATTACAATGGTTTGTGATCTAtgtgtagtttaaaaaaaaaaaaaaaaaagttgtctcCAGTTAATTACAATGTAgatagttagacttggaaaattattcattgCCATAAAGTATTGTGAAAAGTCATgcttgtcaagcatagatttggcaaatttttcttggttaatagTTGTGGCGACATCTCTAATGTTATATAATTTATCAGCATTTGagcttttcttgttttttcagGTCAGAACACAGCTCAttctctttaaaatacagtgaaaaatgtaaatactgaATCTTTAACTACTAATTATTGACCATCATTgagaaaatggaacaaaatcggCAAATACAATTCAAATAAGGGGCGCgtgatggcttagtggttagcatgttctcctcacacctccaggattgggggtttgattcctgcagcagccctgtgtgtgcggagcttgcgtGTTTTCCATGTGCTGTGGGGGACTCCTCCGGGTACTTCCTCctcaagtccaaagacatgcatagtaggctgattggcatgtctgtagtgtgtgaatgtgtatgtgatagtgcccttgaaagtattggcaacccgtccagggtgtaccccatgctccctgtaGGATAAacaatatagaaaatggatggatggacaaatcaAACAGTGAAATGAAGTCAGtctgctttaaatatttttattatcaaTAAAAGGATACAGATATACTCAAAAAGACAATTACAAAGAAttataagataataataataataaatgacaagCTATCAAATCATTATAGCCTATCGTTACACTTACTGTTTGGAGATGAGTGGGGAAACTGAAAACAGATGGTTTAGCTCCAGCTCTAATCCTGACAGTCTGACCTGTCCTGTTAAAGTCCTCTGGCTGAAAGCGCTCACTGCGCAGCACAAAGGACACGCTTGTGGGAAAACCTTCCCTTCTTACAGTGACTCCCCAGCTGTCTCTCTTTGGGAAACcttctgtgtgagaaaagttAACTAGCCAACTAACTAAGATTCACAATATGTCAGTTGCTCAGCTGAAAAGCTTGTCATAAAAGTCAGTTTGGAGAAAAATGGTAATATAGATGAAAATCTTGATAACGGCCAATTTAGTTTACAATATAATCTATAATACACATATGCATCTCAAACAATTTGAATatagtggaaaagttcattgtcaaaatattataataaagagtttataatacagaaatatcgacccgagaagagctctaatcagctaattaactcacctgcaaaggtttcctgagcctttaatctctcagtctggttcagtatgCACAATCACAaccatggggaagatgaaagtaaattttgcatttcatttggaaatcaaggtctcAGAGTCTgaaggaagagtggagaggaacagaatccaagttgcttgaagtccagtctgaagtttccacagtcagtgatgatttggggtgccatgtcatctgctggtgttggtccactgtgttttctcatgtTGAGAGTCAGTGCAGCgcctaccaggagattttagagcacttcatgcttccatctgctgacaagctttatggagatactgatttccttttccagaaggactctgcacctgtccacagtgccaaaactactagtaactggtttgctgaccatggtattactgtgcttgattatccagccaactcgcctgacctgaaccccatagagaatctgtgagagacaccagacccaccaatacagacaagctgaaggccgctatcaaagcaacctgggcttccagaacacctcagcagtgccagtattgagtgcataaattaacatacttttcataAGGTCCACagttctgtattataaattctttatttttgagatactggatttttgatttccaggagctgtaagccgtaatcatcaacattaaaacaaaataaaggcttgaaatatttcactttatgtgtaattaatctagaatatatgaaagttccactttttgaattaaataactggaaaaatgaacttttccacgatattattattattattattatttgttagatgcacctgtaagcTAAGACTTAAATAAGACTAAGACTTATTACTGATGCCTGGACCAATATGGCGGCGACGGTGACGTCGGCTACTGTACGATCCAGCGGCCAATGCGGCGTCTATGTTTATATGTCTACGGATGAGACCACCTCAGAGCCTAAAATCTTAACAAAAACCTGAAAGGATCCATGTTTAATCTATTTGAACACCCTTATTCATCtaaatttattgtcactatcaCAACTTGTTAAGTATTATATCCATCGTTATGTTTATCATCCAGCCTACATGTTTATTCTCTCCAAACAGAGATTCCTTTGAATGAACGGTGTTTTTGTGCCACACATAATTCATGTTGTTCATTAACCTTTCATGtatttcatgtaaaaaaaaaagcataatgtttGGAGGAGACATGAAATAAGTGTAATGTCCTTATATATTGTAGCGgtatttttattcatatgtttatattgacaCTCGGGTTATATAAAAGTTTTTGGTTTGTGTGTCTTTAAACACATATTTTTGGATTATTAGAGTGAAGCATAAAGTTGAAGACACATTTCAAAGATATTGTAATAGATAAAATGTTACAGGACTGCTCGTACGCGATAACATTGCAGCGACAT comes from Ictalurus punctatus breed USDA103 chromosome 11, Coco_2.0, whole genome shotgun sequence and encodes:
- the pa2g4a gene encoding proliferation-associated protein 2G4a isoform X1; translated protein: MSDDEQQEQTIAEDLVVTKYKMGGDIANQALRVVIESAKPGVSVLSLCEKGDAYIMAETGKVFKKEKDMKKGIAFPTSVSVNNCVCHFSPLKSDPDYTLKDGDLVKIDLGVHVDGFISNVAHSFVVGASKEAPVTGRKADVIKAAYLCAEAALRLVKPGNQNTQVTEVWNKISHAFKCNPIEGMLSHQLKQHIIDGEKTIIQNPTDQQKKDHEKVDFEVHEVYAVDVLISTGEGKTRDGGQRTTIYKRDPSKQYGLKMKTSRIFFSEVERRFDAMPFTLRAFEDEGKARLGVVECAKHELLQPFSVLSEKEGEFVAQFKFTVLLMANGPLRITSGPFEPELYKSEYDVQDPELKSLIQSSASRKAQKKKKKKVRPLASKNAENATGQQAENEVAAE
- the pa2g4a gene encoding proliferation-associated protein 2G4a isoform X2, whose translation is MSDDEQQEQTIAEDLVVTKYKMGGDIANQALRVVIESAKPGVSVLSLCEKGDAYIMAETGKVFKKEKDMKKGIAFPTSVSVNNCVCHFSPLKSDPDYTLKDGDLVKIDLGVHVDGFISNVAHSFVVGASKEAPVTGRKADVIKAAYLCAEAALRLVKPGNQNTQVTEVWNKISHAFKCNPIEGMLSHQLKQHIIDGEKTIIQNPTDQQKKDHEKVDFEVHEVYAVDVLISTGEGKTRDGGQRTTIYKRDPSKQYGLKMKTSRIFFSEVERRFDAMPFTLRAFEDEGKARLGVVECAKHELLQPFSVLSEKEGEFVAQFKFTVLLMANGPLRITSGPFEPELYKSEYDVQDPELKSLIQSSASRKAQKKKKKKASKNAENATGQQAENEVAAE